A genomic region of Alistipes megaguti contains the following coding sequences:
- a CDS encoding BatD family protein, producing MRAFFAKLSLVALLVLAVFPARADEEVTFEANSPLTVAVGGAFRVEFSLNAKPDKGSFVAPSFEGFDVLAGPAESTGSSIQIINGSMTKSVSHTYTYVLLPQSAGTVTIGPAEVKVDGRTYRTRQLPIEVVDEGDGGRSQQQQPQSSGSGDRQDAQSQIGKDDILLRAVVSRTSVFKNEPLHVAFKLYTRVPYVNVVPESAPSFNGFWSQDLTDPNAEQVGRETYNGKVYETRVLIDYLLYPQQVGQLTIDPVEMTVVAQVVIQSRNADPFFGMGREVLNVPRKVKSQRVTVTVKPLPDGAPASFNGAVGSFTMETNLPAERFAANSGASLTAKISGRGNLTFVQAPKLQLPASFELYNVKTTESINASTTGITGYRQFEYPFIARAEGSYEVEPLEFSYFDPQRMEYVTLRSKAMNLEVTPDASGGGDAVVMQGRGMSKEDVRLLGEDIRFIKLGAAQLRTVAVPFLFSAAYWIVLVGILILFALVYMALRRQIRESQNVALVRGKRANKVAVQRFRTAKRYMEEQNRHAFYEEMLRALWGYMSDKFNIPMANLTKENVREELHKRGISAEDSQRFTDIITRCDEAQYSPVESTRMSDVYSEGVNLISQIESVIKR from the coding sequence GGCGTTCCGTGTGGAGTTCTCGCTCAACGCCAAACCCGACAAGGGGTCGTTCGTGGCCCCTTCGTTCGAGGGTTTTGACGTGCTGGCGGGACCGGCCGAGTCCACGGGCTCCTCGATCCAGATCATCAACGGCTCGATGACCAAGAGCGTCAGCCATACCTATACGTATGTGCTGCTGCCGCAGTCGGCGGGTACGGTGACGATCGGTCCGGCGGAGGTCAAGGTCGACGGCCGAACCTATCGCACGCGTCAGCTGCCCATCGAGGTGGTGGACGAGGGGGATGGCGGCCGTTCGCAACAGCAGCAACCGCAAAGCTCCGGTTCGGGGGATCGCCAGGATGCCCAGAGCCAGATCGGCAAGGACGACATCCTGCTGCGGGCCGTCGTGTCGCGCACGTCGGTCTTCAAGAACGAGCCGCTGCACGTGGCCTTCAAACTCTATACGCGGGTGCCGTATGTAAATGTGGTGCCCGAATCGGCGCCGTCGTTCAACGGCTTCTGGTCGCAGGATCTGACCGACCCGAATGCCGAACAGGTGGGGCGCGAAACCTACAACGGCAAGGTCTACGAGACGCGCGTGCTGATCGACTACCTGCTCTATCCGCAGCAGGTCGGACAGCTGACGATCGATCCCGTGGAGATGACCGTCGTGGCGCAGGTGGTGATCCAGAGCCGCAATGCCGATCCCTTCTTCGGCATGGGTCGCGAGGTGCTCAACGTGCCGCGCAAGGTGAAGAGCCAGCGTGTGACGGTGACGGTCAAACCGCTGCCCGACGGAGCGCCGGCCAGTTTCAACGGAGCCGTGGGCTCCTTCACGATGGAGACCAATCTGCCTGCGGAACGCTTTGCGGCCAACTCCGGGGCCAGCCTGACGGCCAAGATCTCGGGACGCGGCAACCTGACCTTCGTGCAGGCTCCGAAGCTGCAGCTTCCGGCCTCGTTCGAACTCTACAACGTGAAGACCACCGAGTCGATCAACGCCTCGACGACCGGCATTACGGGGTACCGTCAGTTCGAATACCCCTTCATTGCGCGGGCCGAGGGCAGCTACGAGGTTGAGCCGCTGGAGTTCTCCTATTTCGATCCGCAGCGCATGGAGTACGTGACGCTCCGCTCGAAGGCGATGAATCTCGAGGTAACGCCCGATGCCTCGGGCGGCGGCGATGCCGTGGTGATGCAGGGGCGCGGCATGTCGAAGGAGGACGTCCGGCTGCTGGGCGAGGATATCCGCTTCATCAAGCTGGGAGCGGCCCAGTTGCGGACGGTTGCCGTGCCGTTCCTCTTCAGCGCGGCCTACTGGATCGTGCTGGTTGGCATTCTGATCCTCTTCGCGCTGGTCTACATGGCGCTGCGACGTCAGATCCGCGAATCGCAGAACGTGGCGCTGGTCCGCGGCAAACGGGCCAACAAGGTGGCCGTGCAGCGCTTCCGGACGGCCAAACGCTACATGGAGGAGCAGAACCGCCATGCCTTCTACGAGGAGATGCTGCGGGCGCTGTGGGGCTACATGAGCGACAAGTTCAACATCCCGATGGCCAACCTGACGAAGGAGAACGTCCGCGAGGAGTTGCACAAGCGCGGCATTTCGGCCGAAGATTCGCAGCGCTTCACGGATATCATCACCCGCTGCGACGAGGCGCAGTACTCGCCGGTCGAGTCGACGCGCATGAGCGACGTCTATTCGGAGGGCGTGAATCTGATTTCGCAGATCGAATCGGTAATAAAACGTTGA